Proteins co-encoded in one Papaver somniferum cultivar HN1 chromosome 5, ASM357369v1, whole genome shotgun sequence genomic window:
- the LOC113278296 gene encoding cysteine-rich repeat secretory protein 55-like: MASFFSYHLIFTLSLFLAFTYVNAEDPWWSFCNDNKKINSTKISSNIDDILPKLVSQTSVQGYTFLSSGSGNDRVYGQAQCRGDVLNTKECSKCIQEASVQIQKLCPNQADARILYEFCFLRYDTHEFIGELDNSNGIIYANVENVNGDFTAFEKVLGDLTDKITAEALDRKNRIAFAKGQTKLSEFETLYSLVQCTRDLSKFACSQCLATAVGNYAGFCKDKKGCRSIYSSCFVRYELYPIFYPINPVNSTDKNVYSRHMLHP; the protein is encoded by the coding sequence ATGGCGTCATTTTTCTCATACCATCTCATCTTCACCCTTTCACTTTTTCTTGCTTTTACTTACGTCAATGCAGAAGATCCTTGGTGGAGCTTCTGCAATGACAACAAGAAAATAAACAGTACAAAAATCTCATCCAACATTGATGATATACTACCCAAATTAGTATCTCAAACTTCAGTCCAAGGTTACACATTTCTATCTTCCGGTTCCGGCAATGACCGTGTTTACGGTCAAGCTCAATGCCGAGGAGATGTTCTAAACACCAAAGAATGCTCCAAGTGTATCCAAGAAGCATCAGTCCAAATCCAAAAACTATGTCCTAACCAAGCTGACGCAAGAATTTTGTACGAATTCTGTTTCTTACGGTACGATACTCATGAATTTATAGGAGAATTGGATAATTCTAACGGTATAATTTACGCTAACGTCGAAAACGTTAATGGTGATTTTACTGCTTTCGAGAAGGTACTCGGAGATTTAACGGATAAAATTACAGCGGAAGCTTTGGATCGTAAAAATAGAATAGCATTCGCCAAAGGACAAACTAAGTTATCAGAATTCGAAACATTGTATTCTCTTGTACAGTGCACTAGAGATTTATCTAAATTTGCTTGCTCGCAATGTTTAGCAACTGCCGTTGGAAATTATGCTGGGTTCTGCAAGGATAAGAAAGGCTGTCGCTCTATATATAGCAGTTGTTTTGTTCGATACGAGCTGTATCCGATATTTTATCCGATCAATCCCGTCAACTCTACGGACAAAAATGTCTATTCAAGACATATGTTGCATCCATAG